Proteins from a single region of Bdellovibrio bacteriovorus HD100:
- the menA gene encoding 1,4-dihydroxy-2-naphthoate octaprenyltransferase produces MRCKMTSATQIKSILLAFRPKTLTAALVPCVAGTALVKAIGLSWDGWVLFYALMASFLIQIGTNLVNDAVDFKKGADTEKRIGPQRITQAGILTANQVMLLGSLCFALAVMCGIPLVLKGGWVIVAIGVASVLMGYSYTAGPFPLAYLGLGDLFVIIFFGLLAVTGIVFLNTGEWLSEAFVLGLQIGLHATVLIAINNLRDHAGDRLVNKKTLAVRFGVKFSRWEIAALAFLPFVLNLYWWFEGYKIAAIVSMFALPLAVKITKNVFATEPSPAYNKFLGQAAGLHLLFGLLIAIGFAF; encoded by the coding sequence ATGCGATGCAAAATGACCTCTGCGACCCAGATTAAAAGTATTCTTCTCGCTTTTCGCCCCAAAACTTTGACTGCTGCCCTGGTGCCCTGTGTGGCGGGGACGGCTCTGGTAAAGGCTATCGGTCTTTCCTGGGATGGCTGGGTTTTGTTTTACGCATTGATGGCCTCCTTCCTGATTCAGATCGGGACCAATCTGGTGAATGATGCCGTGGACTTTAAAAAGGGTGCGGATACGGAAAAACGCATCGGTCCTCAGCGTATCACCCAAGCCGGCATTTTGACGGCCAATCAGGTGATGCTGCTGGGTTCGCTTTGTTTCGCCTTGGCTGTGATGTGCGGGATCCCGCTGGTGCTGAAAGGCGGCTGGGTGATTGTGGCCATTGGTGTGGCTTCGGTTCTGATGGGGTATTCCTACACCGCCGGTCCGTTCCCGTTGGCTTACCTGGGATTGGGCGATCTGTTTGTCATTATCTTTTTTGGTTTGTTGGCCGTGACGGGGATTGTGTTCCTGAACACCGGTGAGTGGCTGTCCGAGGCGTTTGTATTGGGCCTGCAGATCGGTTTGCACGCGACAGTGCTGATTGCGATCAACAACTTGCGCGATCATGCCGGTGATCGTCTGGTGAACAAAAAAACCCTGGCGGTGCGTTTTGGTGTGAAATTCTCTCGCTGGGAAATTGCGGCCTTGGCATTCCTGCCGTTTGTTCTCAATCTGTACTGGTGGTTTGAAGGTTACAAGATCGCGGCGATTGTCTCGATGTTTGCTTTGCCTTTGGCAGTGAAGATCACAAAAAATGTTTTCGCCACGGAGCCAAGTCCGGCATACAATAAATTCCTGGGGCAGGCAGCGGGATTGCATCTGCTCTTTGGACTTCTTATTGCGATTGGATTTGCTTTTTGA
- a CDS encoding (2Fe-2S) ferredoxin domain-containing protein, whose product MKHEENPWSKGIVLICTKCHKSISPKLLEEEGNSADNLKMFLKKSFKESGDGSKIRVVTTSCLDVCIDDTQAVTFASTEGETETFAIHPEKDREKLLKHLYQKIK is encoded by the coding sequence ATGAAGCACGAAGAAAACCCCTGGTCCAAAGGCATCGTTCTGATCTGCACGAAATGCCATAAATCCATCAGCCCCAAACTGCTGGAAGAAGAAGGCAACAGTGCCGACAATCTGAAAATGTTCCTGAAAAAGTCTTTCAAGGAAAGTGGAGACGGCTCCAAGATCCGTGTGGTGACGACAAGCTGTCTGGATGTTTGTATCGACGACACTCAGGCGGTGACATTTGCCTCTACTGAAGGTGAAACAGAAACGTTCGCGATCCATCCAGAGAAGGACCGCGAAAAGCTTCTGAAACATCTGTATCAAAAGATCAAATAG
- a CDS encoding PP2C family protein-serine/threonine phosphatase — MAKEQDELKERISELEHELAVKEAELHRYRLELSKANGALEKMIAQISQELKLAQVMQKFLSPTELPNVQGFEFSTKFLPGTRSGGDYFDIFEHEDKLKFGILISSASGYSLSSVLLSVIIKISSQIEARRGLEAHKVLALLAKEVVPSIQNEDKASVFYGIVDRRSFEMQYCSVGNIDGFMQVYGQDSLVELLPTGPSLGKDFNTEPQSRVIQLNPRDRLILATEGLKLSQNSLGVNWGGHGISEAISRAPKQGVHELRNEILLSNERYSGKQDPVRDQTLIVTEVKDRVIKLASR; from the coding sequence ATGGCAAAAGAACAAGACGAACTCAAAGAGCGAATTTCAGAACTGGAACACGAACTGGCGGTGAAAGAGGCGGAACTTCACCGCTATCGCCTTGAGCTGTCCAAAGCCAACGGCGCTCTGGAAAAAATGATTGCGCAGATCAGCCAGGAGCTGAAGCTGGCGCAGGTCATGCAAAAGTTTCTTTCGCCCACCGAGCTTCCCAATGTCCAGGGCTTTGAGTTCAGCACCAAATTCCTTCCCGGCACGCGGTCGGGGGGGGACTACTTCGATATCTTTGAACACGAAGACAAACTCAAATTCGGCATTCTGATTTCCAGTGCCAGCGGTTATTCGCTGTCTTCGGTGCTGCTTTCCGTGATCATCAAAATCTCTTCGCAGATCGAGGCCCGCCGGGGCTTGGAGGCTCACAAGGTGCTGGCGTTGCTGGCCAAGGAAGTGGTGCCGTCCATTCAGAATGAAGACAAGGCCAGCGTGTTTTACGGGATCGTGGATCGCCGCAGCTTCGAAATGCAGTACTGCTCTGTCGGAAACATCGACGGCTTCATGCAGGTCTATGGTCAGGACAGTTTGGTGGAGCTTCTGCCGACCGGTCCTAGCCTTGGTAAGGACTTTAACACGGAGCCACAAAGCCGGGTGATCCAGCTCAATCCGCGGGATCGCCTGATACTGGCGACCGAAGGTTTGAAGCTGTCCCAAAACTCCCTGGGTGTGAACTGGGGTGGACACGGGATTTCCGAGGCGATTTCTCGGGCCCCGAAGCAGGGTGTGCACGAGCTGCGCAACGAGATTCTGCTCTCGAATGAGCGGTACTCAGGCAAACAGGATCCCGTCCGGGATCAGACTTTGATCGTCACGGAAGTGAAGGATCGGGTCATTAAACTGGCGTCCCGCTAA
- a CDS encoding AMP-binding protein has product MVSAQSPIDLHSESNEILLNPRWPEIDYQALYRLAEESQIEKNLKGHVWIATSGSTANSISATKLVALSKQALLASARAVNLHLQSSAKDVWTQVLPHFHVGGLGIEIRAHLSGAKVVKALKDGRWDVQYFYDVLVSEGCTLSALVPTQVYDLVSHGLRAPATLRAVVVGGGAFEVDLYKKARALGWPVLPSYGMSETASQIATASLDSLNQDEFPPVGLLTHAKARQNAGGYLEVWADSLFTCYAQNTESGSRIWNPKTADGWFTTEDKGSVVNGSLLIEGRSKDYVKIGGEATNVARLRSVLESCALHLNPHWPTQVTLLDVPSDRLGAEIHLVSLLSEADTDKVLKLYSEKVLPFEKARKIYYMNEIPRSDLGKILWAELRRKL; this is encoded by the coding sequence GTGGTATCAGCTCAAAGTCCGATAGATCTTCATTCTGAATCTAACGAAATCCTGCTGAACCCGCGCTGGCCTGAAATCGACTATCAGGCTTTGTACCGTCTTGCGGAAGAAAGTCAGATTGAAAAAAACCTGAAAGGCCATGTGTGGATCGCAACATCCGGTTCCACCGCGAATTCGATTTCGGCGACCAAGCTTGTGGCTTTATCGAAGCAGGCGCTGCTGGCATCGGCTCGGGCGGTGAATCTTCATCTGCAAAGTTCTGCTAAAGATGTGTGGACTCAGGTGCTGCCGCATTTTCATGTTGGGGGCCTGGGTATAGAAATCCGCGCGCATCTTAGCGGAGCCAAGGTTGTGAAGGCCCTGAAAGACGGGCGCTGGGACGTTCAGTATTTTTATGACGTGCTTGTTTCTGAAGGTTGTACTTTGTCGGCCCTGGTGCCCACGCAAGTGTATGATCTGGTGTCGCACGGCTTAAGGGCGCCAGCGACTTTGCGTGCGGTCGTGGTTGGTGGCGGAGCCTTTGAGGTGGATCTTTACAAAAAAGCCCGCGCACTCGGATGGCCAGTTCTTCCCAGTTATGGGATGAGCGAAACGGCCTCGCAGATTGCCACGGCGTCTTTGGACAGTCTGAATCAGGATGAATTTCCGCCCGTGGGGCTTTTGACTCACGCCAAAGCCCGGCAGAATGCTGGTGGCTATTTGGAAGTATGGGCAGATTCTTTATTTACTTGTTATGCCCAGAACACGGAATCCGGTTCCCGTATCTGGAATCCCAAAACGGCCGACGGATGGTTTACGACGGAAGACAAAGGTTCGGTCGTGAATGGCAGTCTGCTGATTGAAGGCCGCAGCAAAGACTATGTCAAGATTGGTGGCGAAGCGACCAATGTGGCAAGACTTCGTTCTGTTCTTGAATCCTGCGCTTTGCATTTGAATCCGCACTGGCCGACTCAGGTGACGTTGTTGGATGTGCCTTCTGACAGACTGGGGGCTGAGATTCATCTGGTCAGTCTTTTGTCGGAAGCTGACACAGACAAAGTCCTGAAGTTGTATTCAGAAAAAGTGCTTCCCTTTGAAAAAGCACGTAAAATTTATTATATGAACGAGATCCCACGCAGTGATTTGGGAAAAATTCTGTGGGCGGAGCTGAGGAGAAAACTATGA
- the menC gene encoding o-succinylbenzoate synthase MenC, which translates to MIKISYSPYTLKPVQSLNAATAATAREGVLLKVEWNDGLYGFADLHPWPELGDLSLEEQLSDLRMGRMTTQIEQSIWLARRDALLRKEKKHVFDGGEKIKNNYLLSHFQDLKPGFLDGLKNEGYNTVKVKMGRDLQKEADMLTHIAASGMRMRLDFNALGSWQTFEKFMVNLPLTVRPLIEYVEDPFPFDFHAWGEARKLAKIALDNQYDKVPWGKIASAPFDVIVIKPAKTDVDKAVAQCQKWNLKLAVTSYMDHPVGVVHAVGVAMELKDKYGDMILESGCLTHRLYQMDSFAAELSTQGPYLLKNKGTGVGFDKLLEALTWYQLKVR; encoded by the coding sequence TTGATCAAGATCAGCTACAGCCCCTACACTCTGAAACCTGTCCAGTCCCTGAATGCCGCTACAGCGGCCACCGCGCGTGAAGGGGTCTTGCTGAAGGTTGAGTGGAATGACGGGCTGTATGGCTTTGCGGATCTTCATCCGTGGCCTGAGCTGGGAGATCTGTCCCTGGAAGAACAGCTTTCTGATCTGCGTATGGGGCGCATGACCACACAGATTGAGCAAAGCATCTGGCTGGCCCGTCGGGACGCGCTTCTTCGCAAAGAAAAGAAACACGTCTTTGATGGCGGCGAAAAAATCAAAAACAACTATCTGCTTTCGCACTTTCAGGACCTGAAGCCCGGGTTTTTGGATGGACTGAAAAACGAAGGCTACAACACGGTCAAAGTCAAAATGGGCCGTGATCTGCAAAAAGAAGCCGACATGTTAACCCATATCGCCGCTTCGGGCATGCGCATGCGCCTGGATTTCAATGCGTTGGGAAGCTGGCAGACTTTTGAAAAGTTCATGGTGAACCTGCCGCTGACGGTGCGTCCGCTGATTGAATACGTTGAAGATCCCTTTCCGTTTGATTTTCACGCCTGGGGCGAAGCCCGCAAGCTGGCCAAAATCGCGTTGGACAATCAGTACGACAAAGTGCCGTGGGGTAAGATTGCTTCAGCGCCTTTTGATGTGATCGTGATTAAGCCCGCAAAGACCGACGTCGACAAGGCGGTCGCCCAATGCCAGAAGTGGAACCTGAAACTGGCGGTGACCAGCTATATGGATCATCCGGTGGGTGTTGTGCATGCCGTGGGTGTGGCGATGGAATTAAAAGACAAGTATGGGGACATGATTCTTGAATCCGGCTGTCTGACTCATCGCCTGTACCAGATGGATTCTTTTGCCGCCGAGCTTTCCACGCAAGGACCGTATCTTTTGAAGAACAAAGGCACGGGAGTGGGCTTTGATAAACTGCTGGAGGCCCTGACGTGGTATCAGCTCAAAGTCCGATAG
- a CDS encoding class I SAM-dependent methyltransferase, whose protein sequence is MSLVSASLDGGLRICVRASAPEVHDKAVAWASFLKAPLNPENPEQYFFHFFVEPEGVYVRDQEKRLLEIDFDKNHLDYERKGHRGKNELIAKALGVAKGARRILDLSVGMGIDSVFLTQLGFSVIGVERSPVLYALLKEAFARTKKDSLKSYELHFADSLQFLKQNKGLLEVDAIYFDPMYPHKKKSALPKQEMVVFRDLVGHDDDASLVLQEALTWPVKRVVVKRPMQAEELLPGVRHSYEGKVVRYDTYVVG, encoded by the coding sequence GTGTCTTTGGTATCTGCTTCGCTAGACGGCGGCCTCCGCATTTGTGTTCGGGCTTCCGCCCCGGAAGTCCACGACAAGGCTGTCGCCTGGGCGTCTTTTCTGAAGGCGCCACTGAACCCTGAAAACCCCGAACAATACTTCTTTCATTTTTTCGTTGAACCTGAGGGCGTGTATGTGCGCGATCAGGAAAAGCGCCTGCTAGAAATTGATTTCGATAAAAATCATCTGGACTACGAGCGCAAAGGCCATCGCGGCAAAAATGAACTGATTGCCAAAGCCCTGGGCGTGGCCAAAGGCGCGCGCCGAATTCTGGATCTGTCTGTCGGTATGGGTATCGACAGTGTGTTTTTGACTCAGCTGGGATTTTCGGTGATCGGGGTGGAGCGTTCTCCGGTGCTGTACGCTCTTTTGAAAGAAGCCTTTGCCCGAACTAAAAAGGACTCTCTGAAATCCTATGAACTGCACTTTGCCGACAGCCTGCAGTTTCTAAAACAGAACAAGGGTCTGCTTGAAGTGGACGCCATTTATTTTGATCCGATGTATCCGCACAAAAAGAAATCCGCACTTCCCAAGCAGGAGATGGTGGTCTTCCGTGATTTGGTTGGTCACGACGATGACGCCAGTCTGGTTCTGCAAGAGGCCCTGACCTGGCCGGTGAAGCGCGTGGTGGTGAAGCGTCCGATGCAGGCTGAAGAGCTGCTGCCGGGCGTTCGTCATTCTTACGAGGGAAAGGTGGTTCGCTATGATACTTATGTGGTTGGGTAG
- a CDS encoding DNA recombination protein RmuC, giving the protein MKGVFMNGMTLMAFAAGAVISGLLVYFKLKAQFASEKSQLEADLSTAQMKNDLLSQSLSEQKTLMVDARKQQEELSQRMNTQFEVMAQKIFEEKSAKFTDQNHKNIASVLEPLKERIKDFEKKVEETYSTERSERGVLRGELTKLMELNKVMSAETQNLTKALKGEVKTQGNWGELILENILERSGLRKGEEYVIQGTDMDLRGEDGQILRPDVIVNLPDEKHLIVDSKMTLIAYEQYSSAETAEEQERLGKLHIDSLKKHIDGLSEKKYHAADKLISPDFVILFMPLEPAFALAFKLKPEIFQYAWERNVAIVSPTTLLATLRTVAALWKQDRQEKNALEIAKRGGLLYEKFAGLLKDLQHLGEKLGAAQKAHEDVIKKVSEGRGNLIDQVEDLKRLGAKTEKSLPQLEQA; this is encoded by the coding sequence ATGAAGGGGGTTTTTATGAATGGCATGACTTTGATGGCTTTTGCTGCCGGTGCGGTGATTTCCGGACTGCTGGTGTATTTCAAGCTGAAAGCGCAGTTTGCCTCTGAAAAATCCCAGTTGGAAGCCGATCTGTCCACGGCCCAGATGAAAAATGATCTTCTTTCACAAAGCCTGTCGGAACAAAAAACCCTGATGGTGGACGCCCGCAAACAGCAGGAAGAGCTTTCCCAGCGCATGAACACCCAGTTTGAGGTGATGGCACAAAAAATCTTCGAGGAAAAGTCCGCCAAATTCACCGACCAGAATCACAAAAACATCGCCTCTGTTCTGGAGCCCCTGAAAGAACGCATCAAGGACTTCGAGAAAAAAGTGGAAGAAACCTATTCCACCGAACGTTCCGAGCGCGGTGTTTTGCGTGGTGAACTGACCAAGCTGATGGAACTGAACAAAGTGATGTCCGCTGAAACCCAAAACCTGACCAAAGCGCTGAAAGGCGAAGTCAAAACCCAAGGCAACTGGGGCGAGCTGATTCTGGAAAACATTCTGGAAAGATCCGGCCTGCGCAAAGGTGAAGAGTACGTGATCCAGGGCACCGACATGGATCTGCGCGGCGAAGACGGTCAGATCCTGCGCCCGGATGTGATCGTGAACCTGCCGGATGAAAAGCATCTGATCGTCGATTCCAAAATGACGTTGATTGCCTACGAGCAGTATTCTTCCGCAGAAACCGCTGAAGAGCAGGAACGTCTGGGCAAACTGCACATTGATTCCCTGAAAAAACACATCGACGGTCTTTCTGAAAAGAAGTACCACGCGGCTGACAAGCTGATTTCTCCGGACTTTGTGATCCTGTTCATGCCTTTGGAACCTGCGTTTGCACTGGCCTTCAAGCTGAAGCCGGAAATCTTCCAGTACGCTTGGGAAAGAAATGTTGCGATCGTCAGCCCGACCACTTTGCTGGCGACACTCAGAACTGTGGCGGCTTTGTGGAAACAGGATCGCCAGGAAAAGAACGCCTTGGAAATTGCCAAACGCGGTGGACTGCTTTACGAAAAGTTCGCAGGTCTTTTGAAAGACCTTCAGCATCTGGGTGAAAAACTGGGTGCCGCCCAAAAAGCCCACGAAGACGTGATCAAAAAAGTCTCCGAAGGCCG
- a CDS encoding polyprenyl synthetase family protein, whose translation MQRSVIDLKVYDPKDFPAYLPKLNKLYEDLFSGGKGFRAKLIRMMSAHLGIEPKTELLLSQTIEFIHNASLLHDDLIDRSHLRRGKTAAWLKYTPEYAVLAGDYLLARVMVNLSGHGNIKLVQYTAEVISDLLEGEWLQDSVVGDFFVTMEQLDRIHNLKTASLFKWCIRAPFIAQERYDEELHNILSEMGTLLGQLFQRSDDLLDYDIRNDEGKAILGDLKSGYLNSFGAFMCAGATRHEIDHIVKSKTLEQYYENVGGKARFDQKLAEFDEINRGLIKMYDHHLERLKSLLKPGEEKLIDQLRPLTEILYWRRKPS comes from the coding sequence TTGCAACGCAGCGTCATTGATCTTAAAGTCTATGATCCAAAGGATTTTCCGGCGTACCTGCCAAAGCTGAACAAGCTTTACGAGGACCTGTTTTCCGGCGGCAAAGGCTTCCGCGCAAAATTGATCCGCATGATGTCGGCTCACCTGGGCATTGAACCTAAAACTGAGCTGCTCTTGTCCCAGACAATCGAATTCATTCATAACGCCTCTTTGCTTCATGATGATCTGATCGACCGCTCTCATCTTCGCCGTGGCAAGACAGCTGCGTGGCTGAAATACACGCCGGAGTACGCGGTTCTGGCGGGTGACTATCTGCTGGCGCGTGTGATGGTGAACCTTTCCGGTCACGGCAACATCAAGCTGGTTCAGTACACGGCGGAAGTGATTTCTGATCTTTTGGAAGGTGAATGGTTGCAGGACTCTGTGGTGGGCGATTTCTTCGTCACCATGGAACAACTGGATCGCATTCACAATCTGAAGACCGCAAGTCTGTTTAAGTGGTGCATCCGTGCGCCGTTCATCGCGCAAGAACGCTACGACGAGGAACTGCACAATATTCTTTCTGAAATGGGCACGCTGCTGGGTCAGTTGTTCCAGCGCAGTGATGACCTTCTGGATTACGACATCCGTAACGACGAAGGCAAAGCGATCCTGGGTGACTTGAAATCCGGTTATCTGAATTCCTTCGGGGCGTTCATGTGTGCCGGGGCCACTCGCCATGAAATCGACCATATCGTGAAATCCAAAACTCTGGAGCAGTACTACGAAAACGTCGGCGGCAAAGCGCGCTTTGACCAGAAACTGGCGGAATTCGACGAGATCAACCGCGGCCTGATCAAAATGTATGATCATCATCTGGAGCGCCTGAAGTCCCTGTTGAAGCCGGGCGAAGAAAAGCTGATTGATCAACTGCGCCCGCTGACCGAGATTTTGTACTGGAGAAGGAAGCCTTCGTGA
- a CDS encoding L,D-transpeptidase family protein, whose protein sequence is MKKLIFPLIALTLVSLQSFAGSKATDRSYKYCDDMTQIDKLLDRSRESVERIQREGLNIERIVVSKDKRQLYLVSGDTLLRTYTVAFGWNFIGHKQFEGDGKTPEGIYSIDYKNPKSQFTKSLHVDYPNKADIAYAKSQGRSPGGDIMIHGLPSNPQKYERISKIHPYDWTLGCIAVTNKEIEEIYALVKERTLVEVCKISPTK, encoded by the coding sequence ATGAAAAAACTCATCTTCCCCCTTATTGCTTTGACGCTCGTTTCCCTGCAGTCTTTTGCCGGTTCTAAAGCCACGGACCGTTCCTACAAGTACTGCGATGACATGACCCAAATCGACAAGTTGCTGGATCGCAGCCGCGAATCTGTAGAACGTATCCAGCGCGAAGGTTTGAATATCGAACGCATCGTCGTTTCCAAAGACAAACGCCAGTTGTATCTGGTTTCCGGCGACACTTTGCTAAGAACTTACACGGTGGCTTTCGGCTGGAACTTTATCGGTCACAAACAATTCGAAGGTGACGGCAAAACTCCGGAAGGCATCTATTCCATCGATTACAAAAATCCAAAAAGCCAGTTCACCAAGTCTTTGCATGTGGACTACCCGAACAAAGCCGACATCGCCTATGCAAAATCCCAGGGCCGCTCCCCGGGTGGCGACATCATGATTCACGGCTTGCCTTCCAACCCACAGAAATACGAGCGCATCAGCAAGATTCACCCGTATGACTGGACACTGGGCTGCATCGCCGTGACCAACAAAGAAATCGAAGAGATCTACGCACTAGTGAAAGAAAGAACCCTGGTTGAAGTCTGCAAAATCAGCCCAACCAAATAA
- a CDS encoding prenyltransferase, with the protein MSELITLSKKDAQFESYLLGTFSKTHRALPQQTLNVNSASELVTFRVLPLNEITKPSFWAKMSQIYKVRTFLLIFLPLFLILTKNIDDQTMQDPVTTAIATIGVLLAFISINLRNDYMDHMKGVDRVLERSGSRAIQNGWITAAQVKHLSSFFLFMALVCAVPLLFAFPQLAGIFAVSLVVGLWAQFKKQNSFKYRIGGEFALFVMLGPLLTVGFQIAMGVPGDVEAFWLGCVWGWLVLFVVHLRNFMNIFPSSQAGFTNTVNWLGFDKARRLIAGWWILFLVFNLTYHLTYAGFYWGVYLTVVLAFASVGFIYKLKNISSPVGSEMRKVFRSGFYLFLIAIGMWVFECLWYLLR; encoded by the coding sequence GTGAGTGAACTGATCACGCTTTCCAAAAAAGACGCCCAGTTTGAATCCTATTTGCTGGGGACGTTCTCCAAAACACACCGGGCTCTGCCGCAGCAGACCCTGAACGTCAATTCCGCGTCGGAGCTGGTGACGTTTCGTGTGCTGCCGTTAAACGAGATCACCAAACCTTCTTTCTGGGCCAAGATGTCCCAGATTTACAAGGTGCGCACCTTCCTTCTGATCTTTCTGCCGCTGTTTCTGATTCTGACCAAGAATATCGACGATCAAACCATGCAAGATCCGGTGACCACGGCGATTGCCACCATCGGTGTTTTGCTGGCGTTTATCTCCATTAACTTGCGCAACGACTATATGGACCATATGAAGGGTGTTGATCGAGTGCTGGAACGTTCCGGCAGCCGTGCCATCCAAAATGGCTGGATCACGGCTGCTCAGGTGAAACATCTTTCCTCTTTCTTCCTTTTCATGGCGCTGGTGTGTGCGGTGCCACTGCTGTTTGCTTTCCCGCAACTGGCGGGGATCTTTGCGGTCAGTCTGGTTGTCGGCTTGTGGGCTCAGTTTAAAAAACAGAATTCCTTCAAGTACCGCATCGGGGGTGAATTCGCTCTGTTTGTGATGCTGGGGCCTTTGTTGACTGTGGGCTTTCAGATCGCGATGGGGGTTCCGGGGGATGTGGAAGCGTTCTGGCTGGGCTGTGTGTGGGGTTGGCTGGTGCTCTTTGTTGTGCACCTTAGAAACTTCATGAATATCTTCCCCAGCAGTCAGGCGGGATTCACGAACACCGTGAACTGGCTGGGTTTTGATAAGGCCCGTCGTCTGATTGCCGGCTGGTGGATTCTGTTCCTGGTTTTCAATCTGACCTATCATCTGACATACGCTGGTTTTTACTGGGGTGTCTATCTGACGGTGGTTCTGGCTTTTGCCTCTGTGGGTTTCATCTATAAGTTGAAAAATATCTCAAGCCCCGTGGGCAGTGAGATGCGCAAGGTGTTCCGCTCTGGTTTTTATCTGTTCCTGATCGCCATTGGCATGTGGGTCTTTGAGTGTCTTTGGTATCTGCTTCGCTAG
- a CDS encoding YkgJ family cysteine cluster protein, translating into MEEFKFTGKEWWREGVRFECTGSGKCCTSHGEYGFVYLSLEDRQRFAKHLKMRTGDFTRKYCDMTGGIWHLKEDPKNPDCMFLKGKGCSVYEARPTQCRTWPFWPEVMNAKSWAKDVKAFCPGVGKGPVIPAERIEQQIREQIKSEQGWGK; encoded by the coding sequence ATGGAAGAGTTTAAATTCACAGGAAAAGAATGGTGGCGCGAAGGCGTTCGTTTTGAATGCACGGGTTCCGGCAAATGCTGCACCTCCCACGGAGAGTACGGCTTTGTATACCTGAGCCTGGAGGACCGACAGCGTTTCGCCAAACACCTGAAAATGCGCACCGGCGATTTCACCCGCAAATATTGTGATATGACCGGCGGTATCTGGCACCTGAAAGAAGACCCGAAAAACCCGGATTGTATGTTCCTGAAAGGCAAGGGCTGCAGTGTCTATGAGGCCCGCCCGACCCAATGCCGAACCTGGCCGTTCTGGCCGGAGGTTATGAACGCCAAATCCTGGGCCAAGGACGTCAAAGCCTTCTGCCCCGGCGTAGGCAAAGGCCCTGTGATCCCGGCTGAGCGTATCGAGCAACAGATTCGCGAACAAATCAAAAGCGAACAGGGCTGGGGCAAGTAA
- a CDS encoding acyl-CoA thioesterase — translation MNKVFRTKKTITFRDADPAGIMFFGNIFGFAHDAFEEFIVDAGYTWNEWFSTRDLMIPLRHTESNFLAPFIPGETYDVNVSVASFGETSFKMKYVFTQKDKTHAIVTMVHSVIDGKTKQKATLPSLMKSRLEPYLESTGQGC, via the coding sequence ATGAATAAAGTCTTTCGCACGAAAAAGACCATCACCTTCAGGGATGCCGACCCTGCGGGAATCATGTTTTTCGGAAATATTTTTGGTTTCGCCCACGATGCTTTTGAAGAGTTCATCGTCGACGCCGGCTACACTTGGAACGAGTGGTTTTCCACCCGCGACCTGATGATCCCCCTGCGCCACACAGAATCCAACTTTCTGGCGCCATTCATCCCCGGCGAAACCTATGACGTGAATGTATCCGTCGCAAGTTTTGGTGAGACTTCCTTTAAAATGAAGTACGTCTTCACCCAAAAAGACAAAACCCACGCCATCGTCACCATGGTTCACTCCGTGATTGATGGAAAGACAAAACAAAAGGCGACCCTGCCGTCGCTGATGAAATCCCGTCTGGAGCCTTATCTGGAATCCACCGGTCAAGGCTGCTAG